ATCGCCCGAGTGGAACCGCACGCCCCGGCGGAGCTTGAAGGTGTACGTCTTACCGTCCTTCGAGGCCTCCACGGTCTCGGCGAGATGCGGCTGCACGTCGGCCGTGCCGATCGTCCGTCCGTTGACCGTCTTGGTTTTGTACCGTACGAGCGGCTCGTAGGTGTTGTCGAGCATCCACATGGAGCCAAAGTCGGTGATGGCGTGCGGATCGAGGTTCACGGGCTCCCAGTAGACGCCGTAGAACAGCGTGTCGGGATTGGGCACGCGGGCCTGACCCACAGCGCCCGGGCCATAGATCGCGACCAGGAACACGAACGTGCACGCCGCTGCCGCCGCACGAGCCCACCGGTGTCGCATCATGCATCCCTCCTCCGCCAGCGCCGCTTGGAGCGCTCCGTTCCATTCTCTGGGCTCCCGGGGGAGTCCTCGGAGCGGACTCAGCCGAGGAGGAGATTGAGCGCCTCGCGGATGTCGGCGGTCCCGATCAGCTCGACGCCGCCGGGGTCCTCCACACCCGCGAGGGAGGCTCGAGGGAGGATCATCCGGCGGAACCCCAGTTTCCCCGCTTCCGCGACGCGGCTGGCGATGCGGCTGACGGCCCGCACCTCACCGCCGAGCCCCACCTCACCGACCGCGACCGTGGCGGGGTCGGCCGGGCGTTCCCGGTGACTGCTCGCCACGGCGAGCGCCACGCCGAGATCAACGGCAGGCTCGTCCGCCCGCACTCCGCCGGCGACGCTCACGTAGACATCGGAGTTCATGAGGTGCAGCCCCGCCCGCTTCTCCAAGACCGCCAGCAGCAGGACCATCCGGTTGAGATCCACCCCGGCTGCGGTGCGCCGGGGCAGGCCGAACGGGGTCCGCGTCACCAGCGCCTGCACCTCCAACAGGAGCGGTCGCGATCCCTCCATCGCGCACACGACGACCGATCCGGGCGCATCGATCGGCCGCTCGGAGAGGAACAGCGCCGACGGATCCGCGACCTCCACCAGTCCCCGCCCGCTCATCGAGAAGATGCCGATCTCGTTGGTGGAGCCGAAGCGGTTCTTGGTGACCCGGAGGAGCCGGTACGCGTGATGCCGCTCGCCCTCGAAGTAGAGCACGGTGTCCACCATGTGCTCGAGCACCCTCGGACCGGCGATCGCCCCTTCTTTGGTCACGTGGCCCACCACCAGGATCGCGGGGCCCCCCTCGGATTTGGCGAGGCGAAGCAGGTCCCCCGTGCACTCCCGGATCTGACCGACGGACCCGGGCGCGGCGGGAAGGTCGGGGCGGTACACCGTCTGAATCGAGTCCACGATCACGAGGTGAGGCGTGACCCGGGCGACCTGAGATTGGATTGCCTCGAGGTCCGTCTCCGCCAGCACCAGGAGGCGGGACGAATTCACCCCCAGGCGGGCCGCCCGCATCTTGGTCTGCCGGATGGACTCCTCGCCCGAGACGTACAGCACCGGACGCTCAACGGCCACGCGTTGGGCGATCTGGAGCACTAGGGTCGACTTCCCGATGCCCGGATCGCCGGAGATCAGCACCAGGGACCCCGGCACGAGGCCGCCGCCCAGCGCCCGGTCCACTTCGCCGATCCCGATCTCGATCCGGGCTTCGTGATCCAGCGCCACCTCGGTGATGGGGGTGGGGGCCACCCCCGCCGCCGGGGTCCCGGCGGGGCGCGTCGGGGCGCGCTCCACCGGCTCTTCCACGAGTGTGTTCCACGCTTCGCACGCGGGGCAGCGGCCGAGCCACTTGGCGGACTCGTAACCGCATTCCTGGCACACGTAGACGACGCGCCGCCCGGCCGCTGGTCCCCCGCCCTTGCTCCGCATCGCGTTCCTCCCCGACGAGCGCTCCCAGATGGGCGACGGCCCGGGCTCTCCGCCCGGGCCGTCGCCGCTCCGATCGTCCTGACGCGCCGCCCTATGCCCCTGTGTCCGCCGACACGGGCTCGCGCCTCTTTTCGAACACCACAGTCCCCTCGCGGACGTCCAACACGATCTCGTCGCCCGCGGCGAACTTGCCCCTGAGCATATCGTCCGAAAGCGGATCTTCCACGAGCCGTTGGATCGCCCGCCGCAGCGGCCGCGCCCCGTACTGAGGATCGTAGCCCTCGGTGGAAAGGAGTTCGCGCGCCGCGTCGGTGACCGTCAAGGACATACCCTGACCGCGGATCTCCCGCCTGACGCGCTCCATCAGGATGTCGACGATCAACCGGATCTGGTCCCGCGTCAGCGGCCGGAAGACGATGATCTCGTCCACGCGGTTCAGGAACTCCGGCCGGAACGTCCGCCGCAGTTCCTCCATGACCTGGGTCTTCATCCGATCGTAGCT
This genomic interval from bacterium contains the following:
- the radA gene encoding DNA repair protein RadA, with product MRSKGGGPAAGRRVVYVCQECGYESAKWLGRCPACEAWNTLVEEPVERAPTRPAGTPAAGVAPTPITEVALDHEARIEIGIGEVDRALGGGLVPGSLVLISGDPGIGKSTLVLQIAQRVAVERPVLYVSGEESIRQTKMRAARLGVNSSRLLVLAETDLEAIQSQVARVTPHLVIVDSIQTVYRPDLPAAPGSVGQIRECTGDLLRLAKSEGGPAILVVGHVTKEGAIAGPRVLEHMVDTVLYFEGERHHAYRLLRVTKNRFGSTNEIGIFSMSGRGLVEVADPSALFLSERPIDAPGSVVVCAMEGSRPLLLEVQALVTRTPFGLPRRTAAGVDLNRMVLLLAVLEKRAGLHLMNSDVYVSVAGGVRADEPAVDLGVALAVASSHRERPADPATVAVGEVGLGGEVRAVSRIASRVAEAGKLGFRRMILPRASLAGVEDPGGVELIGTADIREALNLLLG